The proteins below come from a single Caulobacter flavus genomic window:
- a CDS encoding efflux transporter outer membrane subunit, whose amino-acid sequence MLAIAAAGITLSACVHAPRPTPDTRLPAAYAAPAGAALPAEALDHWWTGFDDQQLTRLIETALAKAPDARSAQTVLDEARANRRGQIRQLYIPSTPLKSSASRKHTKILDASGGTSLTQGGDTDTASTSFDVSWELDLWGRRRAARQVVDNDWAAARFAYEGSRTALAASVAESYVQAKSLAVQLDDARQAARVNAALADLSAGRAKAGLAATSEADRAEADQAQSLAQVENLQAQLAVARRTLLILVGRGADPLDSLPIEPTLGAAPAIPSGVPGELLGRRPDVREALARFSSATGQLGVDELDLLPTFTLTPGLGWSKTVSPGYRFLGQTGNTSITTGTWTLGGGVSLPVLNYPALLAQIDAQSARTRKAAVAYEKAVQTAFGEAENAMAQLAAAQRRIDLLDAGEARAARAYAASRTGYSQGLSDLTATLQAEQTWRGARTALTSARSDALLQTIKTYKALGGGWSAGLDAPRPSAK is encoded by the coding sequence GTGTTGGCCATCGCCGCAGCCGGGATCACCTTGTCGGCTTGCGTCCATGCGCCCCGCCCGACACCTGACACCCGCCTGCCCGCCGCCTACGCCGCGCCCGCCGGCGCGGCCCTGCCTGCCGAGGCCCTGGACCATTGGTGGACGGGCTTTGACGATCAGCAGCTGACCCGCCTCATCGAAACCGCCCTGGCGAAAGCCCCGGACGCACGAAGCGCCCAGACCGTCCTCGACGAGGCCCGCGCCAACCGCCGCGGCCAGATCCGTCAGCTCTATATTCCCTCGACGCCGCTGAAGAGCTCGGCCAGCCGCAAGCACACCAAGATCCTCGACGCGAGCGGCGGAACGAGCCTCACCCAGGGCGGCGACACAGACACCGCCTCGACCAGCTTCGACGTCAGCTGGGAACTGGATCTCTGGGGCCGCCGCCGCGCCGCGCGCCAAGTGGTCGATAACGACTGGGCCGCCGCCCGCTTCGCCTATGAAGGCAGCCGCACCGCCCTCGCCGCCAGCGTCGCGGAGTCCTACGTCCAGGCCAAGAGCTTGGCCGTTCAACTGGACGACGCGCGCCAGGCGGCCCGCGTCAACGCCGCCCTGGCCGATCTCTCGGCTGGCAGGGCCAAGGCCGGCCTGGCCGCGACCTCCGAGGCCGACCGCGCCGAGGCCGATCAGGCCCAGAGCTTGGCCCAGGTCGAAAACCTCCAGGCCCAACTGGCCGTTGCTCGCCGCACCCTGCTGATCCTGGTCGGTCGGGGCGCCGATCCACTCGACAGCCTGCCCATCGAGCCGACTCTGGGCGCCGCCCCGGCCATCCCGTCTGGCGTCCCGGGTGAGCTCCTGGGTCGCCGACCAGACGTCCGTGAGGCGCTCGCCAGATTCTCCTCGGCAACCGGCCAGCTAGGGGTCGACGAGCTCGATCTCCTGCCGACCTTCACCCTGACGCCGGGGCTTGGCTGGTCCAAGACCGTCTCGCCCGGCTACCGCTTCCTGGGCCAGACCGGCAACACCTCGATCACTACCGGAACCTGGACCTTGGGCGGCGGCGTCTCGTTGCCGGTGCTCAACTATCCCGCTCTGCTGGCCCAGATTGACGCCCAGAGCGCCCGAACGCGCAAAGCCGCCGTCGCTTACGAGAAGGCCGTCCAGACCGCCTTTGGCGAGGCTGAGAACGCCATGGCCCAGTTGGCCGCGGCGCAGCGGCGCATCGACCTGCTCGACGCCGGCGAGGCCCGCGCTGCGCGCGCCTACGCCGCCAGCCGAACAGGCTACAGCCAAGGCCTCAGCGACCTGACCGCCACCTTGCAGGCCGAGCAGACCTGGCGCGGGGCCCGCACCGCCCTGACCAGCGCCCGTAGCGACGCCCTGCTGCAGACCATCAAAACCTACAAGGCCCTCGGCGGCGGCTGGTCGGCCGGCCTCGACGCGCCCCGGCCCTCCGCCAAGTGA
- a CDS encoding heavy metal translocating P-type ATPase — protein MGANHSHESRAKSGASEPHEDHGGLLGGNIELIASLLCGAILAMGFAIEKLASGAPAMLPLIAYLAAYALGGFFTLREAIEKLRARKFEIDTLMLVAAIGAACLGEWAEGALLLFLFSLGHALEHYAMGKARKAIEALAALAPTIARVRQGDDLIETPVEEVVIGDVVVVRPNERLPADGFVIKGVSAVDQAPITGESVPVDKSPVADAALARTRPNAVEAASKVFAGTINGEGVLEVEVTRLSTESALARVVKMVSEAETQKSPTQRFTDRFERVFVPLVLITAGLLLLAGFVIDEPFSKTFYRAMAVLVAASPCALAIATPSAVLSGVARAARGGVLIKGGAPLENLGSLRAIAFDKTGTLTEGRPRITDVVTTGEASEDELLRVAVAVEQLSDHPLAAAIARDGRERLGGAAVPEADDLRSLTGRGVTARLNGQEIWIGKAEMFGVDGLIPLQPGTAGAIARLRDQGRTTMVVRRGEEDLGVIGLLDTPRPAAKRALAALRGLGVQRMIMISGDHQKVADAIAAEVGLDEAWGDLMPEDKVKAIKKLSAEDRVAMVGDGVNDAPAMASATVGVAMGAAGSDVALEAADVALMADDLARFPFVMGLSRRTRGIILQNMVVSLGVVLVLVPATVLGLGIGPAVAVHEGSTLIVVINALRLLAYREKPLPGGD, from the coding sequence ATGGGCGCCAACCACAGTCACGAAAGCCGCGCCAAGTCGGGCGCGAGCGAGCCGCATGAGGACCACGGCGGTCTTCTGGGCGGGAACATCGAACTTATCGCCTCCCTGCTGTGCGGGGCGATTCTGGCCATGGGCTTCGCCATCGAAAAGCTGGCGTCAGGGGCGCCGGCCATGCTGCCGTTGATCGCTTACCTCGCAGCCTACGCCTTAGGCGGGTTCTTCACCCTGCGTGAAGCGATCGAGAAGCTTCGTGCCCGTAAGTTCGAGATCGACACCCTGATGCTGGTGGCGGCGATCGGCGCGGCCTGCCTTGGCGAATGGGCCGAGGGGGCGCTCCTTCTCTTCCTCTTCAGCCTGGGCCACGCGCTCGAACACTACGCCATGGGCAAGGCGCGCAAGGCCATCGAGGCCCTGGCCGCCTTGGCGCCGACCATCGCCCGGGTCCGCCAGGGCGATGACCTGATAGAGACTCCGGTCGAGGAGGTGGTGATCGGCGACGTCGTCGTCGTCCGCCCCAATGAACGCCTGCCTGCCGACGGCTTCGTGATCAAGGGCGTCAGCGCGGTGGACCAGGCGCCGATCACCGGGGAAAGTGTTCCGGTAGACAAGTCCCCCGTGGCTGATGCGGCCCTGGCCCGAACCCGGCCCAACGCCGTCGAGGCCGCCTCCAAGGTCTTTGCTGGCACGATCAACGGCGAGGGCGTCCTCGAGGTCGAGGTGACGCGCCTTTCGACCGAGAGCGCCCTGGCCCGCGTGGTCAAGATGGTCAGCGAGGCCGAGACCCAGAAGTCGCCGACCCAACGCTTCACCGACCGCTTCGAGCGGGTGTTCGTGCCGCTCGTGCTGATTACGGCCGGGCTACTGCTGCTCGCCGGCTTCGTGATCGACGAGCCGTTTTCCAAGACCTTCTATCGGGCGATGGCGGTCCTGGTCGCGGCCAGTCCCTGCGCCTTGGCGATCGCCACGCCGAGCGCGGTGCTGTCGGGTGTCGCCCGCGCTGCGCGCGGCGGGGTGTTGATCAAAGGCGGTGCGCCGCTGGAGAACCTAGGCTCGCTGAGAGCGATCGCCTTCGACAAGACTGGCACCCTGACCGAAGGGCGTCCGCGCATCACTGATGTGGTGACCACCGGCGAGGCGTCGGAAGACGAACTGCTGCGCGTGGCCGTGGCGGTCGAGCAACTGAGCGACCACCCTTTGGCGGCGGCGATCGCGCGCGATGGTCGCGAGCGCCTCGGCGGCGCTGCTGTCCCAGAGGCCGACGACCTTCGCAGCCTGACTGGCCGCGGGGTGACCGCCCGGCTGAACGGCCAGGAGATCTGGATCGGCAAGGCCGAGATGTTCGGCGTCGATGGCCTGATCCCGCTGCAGCCGGGCACGGCCGGCGCCATCGCCCGACTGCGCGACCAGGGACGCACTACCATGGTCGTGCGGCGGGGCGAGGAAGATCTCGGCGTCATCGGCCTGCTCGACACGCCGCGGCCGGCAGCCAAGCGGGCCTTGGCCGCACTACGCGGTCTTGGGGTCCAGCGGATGATCATGATCTCAGGCGACCACCAAAAGGTCGCCGACGCCATCGCCGCCGAGGTCGGCCTCGACGAGGCCTGGGGTGATCTCATGCCCGAGGACAAGGTCAAGGCGATCAAGAAGCTCAGCGCCGAGGACAGGGTCGCCATGGTCGGTGACGGGGTCAACGACGCCCCGGCCATGGCCAGCGCCACGGTCGGCGTGGCGATGGGGGCGGCCGGCTCGGACGTCGCGCTTGAGGCCGCCGACGTCGCCCTGATGGCCGACGACCTGGCTCGATTCCCGTTCGTGATGGGCCTTAGCCGACGCACCCGCGGGATCATCCTGCAGAACATGGTCGTCAGCCTCGGCGTCGTCCTCGTCCTGGTCCCCGCGACGGTGCTGGGCCTGGGGATCGGGCCGGCCGTGGCCGTCCACGAGGGCTCGACCCTGATCGTCGTGATCAACGCCCTTCGCCTCCTGGCTTACCGCGAAAAGCCCCTTCCGGGCGGTGATTGA
- a CDS encoding efflux RND transporter periplasmic adaptor subunit — protein sequence MKTRHVISAAMLIAAVGLTACGGKEAAPRAAPAQGRAVSLGRVEVRPLGGALVASGQLVSREEAVVGSELSGYRVAHLFADEGDWVQAGQPLAQMDATLLKAQLDQQAAKTARAQAEAARVTELDGQGVLSQEQIDSRRFSARAEAAALAEQRTRLGRMSITAPVSGLLLQRGVKPGQIAAAGGDAWFVIARDGLVELDAEVNEADLSAIRVGQPAMVTLPSGQTVDGVVRLISPRVDSGTRLGKVRVRLPVRSDLRPGGFAHAAFGAAGRSVAAVPEAAIRYEADGVSIVTVDAANRARQVPVKVGQRGGGWVELVQGPPAGSRIALGGAAFIGDGELVLPPETSKTDRQVVR from the coding sequence ATGAAGACCCGCCATGTGATCTCCGCCGCGATGCTGATCGCCGCGGTGGGCCTGACCGCTTGCGGCGGCAAGGAAGCTGCGCCGCGCGCGGCGCCCGCCCAGGGCCGGGCTGTCAGCCTGGGCCGCGTCGAGGTGCGGCCGCTGGGCGGCGCTTTGGTGGCCTCGGGCCAGCTGGTCTCGCGCGAGGAGGCCGTCGTCGGCTCGGAGCTCTCTGGCTATCGCGTCGCTCACCTCTTCGCCGACGAGGGCGACTGGGTGCAGGCCGGCCAGCCCCTGGCCCAGATGGACGCCACCCTCCTGAAGGCCCAGCTCGACCAGCAGGCGGCCAAGACCGCCAGGGCCCAGGCCGAGGCCGCCCGCGTCACCGAACTCGACGGCCAGGGCGTGCTCAGCCAGGAGCAGATCGACAGCCGCCGTTTCTCAGCTCGGGCCGAGGCTGCCGCGCTCGCCGAGCAGCGCACGCGCCTTGGCCGCATGAGCATCACCGCGCCTGTCTCGGGCCTTCTGCTCCAGCGCGGCGTCAAACCGGGCCAGATCGCCGCGGCCGGCGGCGACGCCTGGTTCGTCATCGCCCGCGACGGCCTTGTCGAACTGGACGCCGAGGTCAATGAAGCCGACCTCTCGGCCATCCGCGTCGGTCAACCGGCGATGGTCACCCTGCCCAGCGGCCAGACCGTCGATGGCGTGGTTCGCCTGATCAGCCCCCGCGTCGACTCTGGCACGCGCCTGGGCAAGGTGCGCGTGCGCTTGCCCGTCCGCTCTGACCTGCGGCCTGGCGGTTTCGCCCACGCCGCCTTCGGCGCGGCGGGACGCTCGGTCGCCGCGGTCCCGGAGGCTGCGATCCGCTACGAGGCCGACGGCGTGTCGATCGTCACCGTCGACGCCGCCAACCGGGCGCGGCAGGTCCCGGTCAAGGTCGGACAGAGAGGCGGCGGTTGGGTGGAGCTGGTGCAAGGCCCGCCCGCCGGCAGCCGCATCGCCCTGGGCGGCGCGGCCTTCATCGGCGACGGCGAGCTCGTCCTGCCCCCGGAAACCTCGAAGACCGATCGCCAGGTGGTGCGCTAA
- a CDS encoding cation diffusion facilitator family transporter, with translation MGAGHDHGAGQANAKSLAIALALTSIFLVAEVVAGVVFNSLALLSDAAHMFTDAAALAIALAAIRLGRRQANERHTFGYRRFEILAAAFNAVLLFAVAIYVLVEGIKRILNPEPVQSMGMMLVAVLGLIVNLVAMRLLSAGKDSSLNVKGAYLEVWADMLGSVGVIAGAIVIWLTGWRFVDPIVAIAIGLWVLPRTWILLRDTSRILLEGAPVGVDVAAVRAAIAAAPGVAGVHDLHVWVSGADQASCSVHVVLADGASGDGVRKILASMLEAKFDLHHVTIQTEVEPCEDADGLHP, from the coding sequence ATGGGCGCAGGGCATGACCATGGTGCGGGACAGGCCAACGCCAAGTCTTTGGCGATCGCCCTGGCGCTGACCTCGATCTTCCTTGTCGCCGAGGTGGTGGCGGGGGTCGTCTTCAACAGCCTGGCGCTGCTATCGGACGCCGCGCACATGTTCACCGATGCCGCAGCCCTGGCCATCGCCCTCGCCGCGATCCGTCTGGGGCGCCGCCAAGCCAACGAACGTCACACCTTCGGCTACCGGCGCTTCGAGATCCTCGCCGCGGCGTTCAACGCCGTGCTGCTGTTCGCTGTGGCGATTTACGTCCTCGTTGAGGGCATCAAGCGCATCCTCAACCCCGAGCCCGTGCAGTCGATGGGCATGATGCTGGTCGCGGTGCTTGGTCTCATCGTCAACCTCGTGGCCATGCGCCTGCTCAGCGCCGGCAAGGACAGCAGCCTCAACGTCAAGGGCGCCTATCTGGAAGTCTGGGCCGACATGCTCGGCTCGGTGGGGGTGATCGCCGGGGCGATCGTCATTTGGCTGACCGGCTGGCGCTTCGTTGATCCGATCGTGGCTATCGCCATAGGCCTGTGGGTGCTCCCACGAACCTGGATCCTGCTGCGCGACACCAGCCGGATCCTCCTCGAGGGCGCGCCCGTCGGCGTCGATGTCGCCGCCGTGCGCGCCGCGATCGCGGCCGCGCCGGGTGTTGCGGGTGTGCATGACCTCCACGTCTGGGTCTCGGGCGCCGATCAGGCCAGTTGCTCGGTGCATGTCGTCCTGGCCGACGGCGCCTCGGGCGACGGGGTGCGTAAGATCCTGGCCTCAATGCTCGAAGCCAAGTTCGACCTGCACCACGTCACCATCCAAACCGAGGTTGAGCCCTGCGAGGACGCAGACGGACTTCACCCATAA
- a CDS encoding efflux RND transporter permease subunit, which produces MAAELRISAWAIKNPIPVAVLFIALMIAGIGCYLSLPIKQFPNIESPAVTVTVTQSGAAAGEMETQVTRPVEDAVAGISNIKTIRSSVVQGVSTTTIQFNLGEDLQKATDEVRSKVDQARANLPKEIDEPLIQRLEITGAPITTYAVSAPGMSPTELSWFIDDTVTRAMQGEKGVAQVNRVGGVDREINVVVDPARLTAFGITAPQVSQALASFSLDSPGGRANVGGREQTLRVLGAATSVDQLRQITIPVAGRYVKLTDVAEVGQGAAEQRGFARLDAKPVVAFQIIKTREASDVAVEANVKKVIAALEAKHADVQFVKIFSTVDETRKSFAATERTLVEGMLLASLVVFFFLREWRATLITAIAMPVSLVPTFIFLAMVGFSLNVVTLLGLTLVIGILVDDAIVEIENIEKRVVAGQRPFQAAMEGADAIGLAVVATTFTIVAVFVPVSFMPGIPGQFFKEFGLTVAVAVMFSLVVARLLTPLLAAYFLKPAKRAHERPPFKGFYRAMLDWTLDHRILACVIAFLMFIGSFGIAGMLPTGFQPAGNADYYYLKIQGPPGATTADMDRTVQAVTTLFRKRPETVHVFAQVGSTASSGLGGQGGADVRDGTITVVIKEDRDQTVTQIKQAVRDSLRTIPDARVSIQGDFRASEVETILVSEDGDQLERTAAKIEREMRSLTTIADPRPSSPPRGPEIVIRPRADEAARLGVNAADIAAIVRVATVGDVDANIAKMTQGERRIPIRVRLPAESRTDLAVLGALRIPTASGGTTRLDAIADLAFQAGPAKIDRYARKRQVSIDADLNNGAELGQAVAEIKNLPSMKSLPPGVGPASDGDQQAFIELFTGFAVALLSAIGLVYGVLVLLFRSFFKPITILSALPLAIGGAFIALLVTGESLSTPSLIGFLMLMGLAAKNSILLVEYAIEREREGMSQREAIVDACRERARPIIMTTLAMMAGMIPTALGIGAGSEFRQPMAIAVIGGLVTSTLLSLVVVPAVYEIVDDIERWVTPKMARWTTPREAEMAPNAVSADPALRATE; this is translated from the coding sequence ATGGCTGCTGAGCTCCGCATCTCCGCCTGGGCGATCAAGAACCCGATCCCCGTCGCCGTCCTCTTCATCGCGCTGATGATCGCCGGCATTGGCTGCTACCTCAGCCTGCCGATCAAGCAGTTCCCCAACATCGAGTCCCCCGCCGTCACCGTGACGGTCACCCAAAGCGGCGCGGCCGCCGGCGAGATGGAGACCCAGGTCACCCGGCCGGTCGAGGACGCCGTGGCCGGGATCTCCAACATCAAGACCATCCGCTCTTCGGTCGTTCAGGGCGTGTCGACGACCACCATCCAGTTCAATCTCGGCGAGGACCTGCAAAAGGCCACCGACGAGGTGCGCTCCAAGGTCGACCAGGCCCGCGCCAACCTGCCCAAGGAGATCGACGAGCCGCTCATCCAGCGCCTGGAGATCACCGGCGCGCCGATCACCACCTACGCCGTCTCGGCGCCCGGCATGAGCCCGACCGAGCTGTCGTGGTTCATCGACGACACCGTCACCCGCGCCATGCAGGGCGAAAAGGGCGTGGCGCAGGTCAACCGCGTGGGCGGCGTCGATCGCGAGATCAACGTGGTCGTCGACCCGGCCCGTCTTACCGCCTTCGGCATCACCGCGCCTCAGGTCAGCCAGGCCCTGGCCAGCTTCAGCCTCGACAGCCCCGGCGGTCGCGCCAATGTCGGCGGCCGTGAACAGACCCTGCGGGTGCTGGGCGCGGCGACCAGCGTCGATCAGCTCCGCCAGATCACCATCCCCGTCGCCGGCCGTTACGTGAAACTGACCGACGTCGCCGAGGTTGGCCAGGGCGCGGCCGAGCAGCGGGGCTTCGCCCGTCTCGACGCCAAGCCGGTCGTGGCCTTCCAGATCATCAAGACCCGAGAGGCCAGCGACGTAGCCGTCGAAGCCAACGTCAAGAAGGTCATCGCAGCCCTGGAGGCCAAGCACGCCGACGTCCAGTTCGTGAAGATCTTCTCGACCGTGGACGAGACCCGCAAGAGCTTCGCGGCCACCGAGCGCACCCTGGTCGAGGGCATGCTTCTGGCTTCGCTGGTGGTGTTCTTCTTCCTGCGCGAATGGCGCGCCACCCTCATCACCGCCATCGCCATGCCCGTGTCGCTGGTTCCGACCTTCATCTTCCTGGCGATGGTCGGCTTCTCGCTGAACGTGGTCACCCTGCTTGGCCTGACCCTGGTCATCGGCATCCTGGTCGACGACGCCATCGTCGAGATCGAGAACATCGAAAAGCGGGTCGTAGCCGGACAGCGCCCCTTCCAGGCCGCCATGGAGGGCGCCGACGCCATCGGCCTGGCCGTCGTAGCCACCACCTTCACCATCGTGGCCGTCTTCGTGCCGGTCTCGTTCATGCCAGGCATCCCTGGCCAGTTCTTCAAGGAGTTCGGACTGACCGTGGCGGTGGCGGTGATGTTCTCGCTGGTCGTCGCGCGCCTGCTGACCCCGCTGTTGGCCGCTTACTTCCTCAAGCCCGCCAAGCGCGCTCACGAGCGGCCGCCGTTCAAGGGCTTCTATCGCGCCATGCTCGACTGGACGCTGGATCACCGGATCCTTGCCTGCGTGATCGCCTTCCTGATGTTCATCGGCTCGTTTGGGATCGCCGGCATGCTTCCCACCGGCTTCCAGCCGGCCGGTAACGCCGACTACTACTACCTGAAGATCCAGGGCCCGCCCGGGGCGACCACGGCCGACATGGATCGAACCGTCCAGGCGGTCACCACTCTCTTTCGCAAGCGGCCCGAGACCGTTCACGTCTTCGCCCAGGTGGGCTCGACGGCGAGCAGCGGCCTGGGCGGCCAAGGCGGCGCCGACGTTCGTGACGGCACGATCACCGTCGTGATTAAGGAAGACCGCGATCAGACCGTGACACAGATCAAGCAGGCCGTCCGCGACAGCCTGCGGACCATTCCCGACGCCCGGGTCAGCATCCAGGGTGACTTCCGCGCGTCCGAGGTCGAGACCATCCTGGTCTCCGAGGACGGCGACCAGCTGGAACGCACCGCCGCCAAGATCGAGCGCGAGATGCGCTCGCTGACCACCATCGCCGATCCACGTCCGTCCAGCCCGCCCCGCGGCCCGGAGATCGTCATCCGGCCGCGCGCCGACGAAGCCGCCCGCCTGGGCGTCAACGCCGCCGACATCGCCGCAATCGTTCGCGTGGCGACCGTCGGCGACGTCGACGCCAACATCGCCAAGATGACCCAGGGCGAGCGCCGCATCCCGATCCGGGTGCGCCTGCCTGCCGAAAGCCGCACAGATCTTGCGGTCCTCGGCGCCCTTCGCATCCCAACCGCAAGCGGCGGCACCACGAGGCTGGACGCCATCGCCGACCTGGCGTTCCAGGCTGGACCAGCCAAGATCGACCGCTACGCCCGCAAACGGCAGGTCTCCATCGACGCCGATCTCAACAACGGCGCCGAGCTTGGCCAGGCGGTCGCCGAGATCAAGAACCTGCCCAGCATGAAGTCTCTGCCGCCCGGCGTCGGTCCGGCCTCGGACGGCGACCAACAAGCCTTCATCGAGCTCTTCACCGGGTTCGCAGTGGCCCTGCTCTCGGCCATCGGCCTCGTCTACGGCGTGCTGGTGCTGCTGTTCCGCAGCTTCTTCAAACCGATCACCATCCTTTCGGCCCTGCCCCTGGCGATCGGCGGCGCGTTCATCGCCCTGCTGGTCACCGGGGAGTCGCTGTCGACGCCGTCGCTGATCGGCTTCCTGATGCTGATGGGTCTTGCGGCCAAGAACTCGATCCTGCTGGTCGAGTACGCCATCGAACGCGAACGAGAGGGCATGAGCCAGCGCGAGGCCATCGTCGACGCCTGTCGCGAACGGGCCCGCCCGATCATCATGACAACCCTGGCGATGATGGCCGGCATGATCCCCACGGCCCTAGGCATCGGCGCCGGCTCGGAGTTCCGCCAGCCGATGGCCATCGCCGTGATCGGAGGTCTCGTCACCTCGACCCTACTGTCGCTGGTGGTGGTGCCGGCAGTCTACGAGATCGTCGACGACATCGAGCGTTGGGTCACCCCGAAAATGGCCCGCTGGACCACCCCGCGCGAGGCCGAGATGGCGCCGAACGCGGTCTCGGCGGACCCCGCCCTAAGAGCGACCGAATAG
- a CDS encoding MarR family winged helix-turn-helix transcriptional regulator — translation MDAPPSFPSAHGADTPREPIGHHLRLISTLTREIGKQVAETLGVHVTDIAALEHLLHEGEAQPSQLAAHLKVTTAAATLVVDRLERAGHVRRERRGSDRRSVFVVPVEASAARAFAQLSPMLQALEGVVSALSSDERQVIEAFLGKVVAVYRGIADQPASIAQAG, via the coding sequence ATGGATGCTCCTCCCAGTTTCCCATCCGCGCACGGCGCCGACACGCCGCGCGAGCCAATCGGCCACCACCTGCGCCTGATCTCGACCTTGACCCGCGAGATCGGCAAACAGGTCGCCGAAACCCTCGGCGTCCATGTCACCGACATCGCCGCCCTGGAGCACCTGCTGCACGAGGGCGAGGCCCAACCCAGCCAGCTCGCCGCCCACCTCAAGGTGACGACGGCCGCCGCCACCCTCGTCGTCGATCGTCTGGAACGCGCAGGTCACGTCCGCCGCGAGCGCCGAGGCAGCGACCGTCGGTCGGTGTTCGTGGTGCCCGTCGAGGCCTCGGCCGCGCGGGCCTTCGCTCAACTCTCGCCAATGCTTCAAGCGCTGGAGGGGGTGGTCTCGGCGCTGTCGTCGGACGAGCGTCAGGTGATCGAGGCCTTTCTTGGCAAGGTCGTCGCGGTCTATCGCGGCATCGCCGACCAGCCCGCCTCCATCGCGCAGGCGGGCTGA
- the flgC gene encoding flagellar basal body rod protein FlgC: MTKSNIEGGAAGIAASGLKAQQARMRVLAENIANAASTARTPEGEPYRRQVPVFRVAMVGEERGVEMAGVKPDPSAFPKRYDPGHPAANAAGYVQLPNVNSLAEALDFKQAMRSYEANLNIMESQDAMDKATLSILNKR; the protein is encoded by the coding sequence ATGACCAAGTCCAACATAGAGGGCGGGGCGGCAGGGATCGCCGCCTCCGGCCTGAAGGCTCAGCAGGCCCGCATGCGCGTGCTGGCCGAGAACATCGCCAATGCCGCTTCCACGGCTCGAACCCCGGAAGGCGAGCCCTATCGTCGACAGGTTCCCGTCTTCAGGGTGGCGATGGTTGGCGAGGAGCGGGGCGTGGAGATGGCTGGGGTCAAGCCCGACCCGTCGGCCTTTCCGAAGCGATACGACCCAGGCCATCCAGCCGCCAACGCTGCCGGATATGTTCAGCTGCCCAACGTTAACTCGTTGGCCGAGGCCTTGGACTTCAAGCAGGCGATGCGGTCCTACGAGGCCAATCTGAACATCATGGAAAGCCAGGACGCGATGGATAAGGCCACTCTCTCCATCCTGAACAAGCGTTAG
- a CDS encoding acyltransferase family protein: MPIEVLPRGEKLSSADPFRASVHASAPLLPALTSIRFLFALGVVLFHYQVEMLAPGQPAIPLLERARLGVDMFFVLSGFILAHVYGRQVREDRYSHRRFLIARLARIYPTHLLVLVIMGLAGLAALLLRQPFDPARYNLVGWLADLVLVQAWVPMIPPPEWNGPAWSLSAEWGAYIAFPIFAWIGLKPGRKPWLPLLAAVTIFVALDLAYQRWFGLIVTQADSIMGLMRIPGEFLFGIALQQLWRRIELTRAQAILASLASGLALLTAMQLQIDERATVALTGPLILSLAWLSQTGRVPVLDHPLALRAGEASYAVYVVHFPIIVIWKNAMALLTGLDSSYRLAFWEAGVLLVVTLAAAFVIHAVWETPARGWIRSRIGGLTP, from the coding sequence GTGCCCATCGAGGTCCTGCCGCGTGGCGAGAAGCTCTCGTCCGCCGATCCCTTTCGCGCGTCCGTACACGCGAGCGCGCCTCTGCTGCCCGCTCTGACCAGTATCCGCTTCCTCTTCGCGCTCGGGGTGGTGCTGTTCCACTATCAGGTCGAGATGTTGGCTCCCGGCCAACCGGCCATTCCGCTGCTCGAGCGCGCCCGCCTGGGCGTAGACATGTTCTTCGTCCTCTCGGGCTTCATCCTGGCCCATGTCTACGGCCGACAGGTCCGCGAGGATCGTTACAGCCACCGACGCTTTCTGATCGCGCGCCTGGCGCGGATCTATCCGACGCACCTACTGGTCCTGGTCATCATGGGGCTGGCCGGGCTGGCCGCCTTGTTGCTGCGCCAGCCGTTCGATCCGGCGCGCTACAATCTGGTCGGCTGGCTGGCCGATCTCGTGCTTGTTCAGGCCTGGGTCCCGATGATCCCGCCGCCAGAATGGAATGGTCCGGCCTGGTCCCTGTCGGCCGAATGGGGCGCCTATATCGCCTTCCCGATCTTCGCCTGGATCGGCTTGAAGCCGGGCCGCAAGCCCTGGCTCCCCCTCCTCGCTGCGGTGACCATCTTCGTCGCGCTCGACCTGGCCTATCAGCGCTGGTTTGGCCTGATCGTCACCCAGGCCGACTCCATCATGGGCCTGATGCGGATACCCGGCGAGTTCCTGTTCGGCATCGCGCTGCAGCAGCTCTGGCGGCGGATCGAGCTCACCCGCGCCCAGGCCATCTTGGCGTCCCTCGCCTCCGGCCTTGCTCTCCTGACGGCGATGCAGTTGCAGATCGACGAACGTGCGACCGTGGCGCTCACCGGCCCCTTGATCCTCTCCCTGGCCTGGCTCAGCCAGACCGGCCGCGTGCCGGTGCTCGACCATCCCCTGGCTTTGCGCGCGGGCGAGGCCTCCTACGCGGTCTATGTCGTGCACTTCCCCATCATCGTGATCTGGAAAAACGCCATGGCCCTACTGACCGGTCTCGACAGCAGCTATCGGCTGGCCTTCTGGGAGGCGGGCGTCCTGCTCGTTGTCACCCTGGCCGCCGCCTTCGTCATCCACGCGGTCTGGGAAACGCCGGCTCGCGGCTGGATCCGATCGCGGATCGGCGGCCTTACCCCCTGA